The genomic segment AAAAGTTAATTCTTTGGCACCAAAGTTTTGATGTGATCTTATCGTTTTACCGGTGGCAACGTCAGAGATAAGGGAAAGAAACACATTGACTGTTCAGTTTCTTGGATTCTACGGTACTCCCTTTCCTTTAAGAGATTGAGGCATAACGACTAGAGTTGTCCATTTCTTTTGTAAGCCTTAAATAATTTACTCGGTGGGacttttgttctttatttgaTTAGTAAAAGAACATTTTctgtaataaaagaaaaagaaacaaaaagttttttgaGCCTATCTTATTATAGAACGAGACAAAAAGGTTCATTGATTACAACTACTTATCCAGTTACGTATTAATTCTCCATATATATCTCCGTCGTCgaataaaaaattgaatatgtAATCATGTGATAGTGAGTAAATGAGAATAGTTGTCAAGATTGAATAATCTTCTGACAATAGACAGTGAAAATTTCAAACATTGAAACAAATAGAAAATTACATAATTGATGATAATAACTTTACATAACACAAACCGACgtgaagaaacagagtaaatCAAGAAAACCTTATTCCGTTTTCTGGTTAAAAGGGgtattactttttttaaaaaaaactaaggaaGTTTCATAGCATCAAGAACGACAATAACCATAAACACAATTGAAGCAAGAAGGGTGATAGCAACTGAAACAGCAACTTGGTTACAGAACTTGTCAAAAACGCCACAAACTTTTTTCCACATCACATGTTTGTTCCCTTGTTTACCCATTAGACCGATTCCTCCGGATGCTCCGGTGCCGGAAAATAGCAAAGCCACCATCACTAGATCTCCTATCAATATCGCCATTAACAAGCCTTTGCTTCTTCTGCCTTTGctcatcatcagaatcactATTGAGATTGCTGTGTAACCGCATGCTATAGCGTTTACAGAAATGTTGTACCTACAACATTTGAAATCATATATTGCTTTATTTCTCAGTTTTAT from the Camelina sativa cultivar DH55 chromosome 12, Cs, whole genome shotgun sequence genome contains:
- the LOC104732092 gene encoding CASP-like protein 1E1 — its product is MMEHEGNNKVNGMEMEKGKRESGSRKGVELTMRVLALILTMAAAIILGVAKQTKVVPLKILPSLPPLDVSTTAKASYLSAFVYNISVNAIACGYTAISIVILMMSKGRRSKGLLMAILIGDLVMVALLFSGTGASGGIGLMGKQGNKHVMWKKVCGVFDKFCNQVAVSVAITLLASIVFMVIVVLDAMKLP